A single genomic interval of Mycolicibacterium sp. MU0053 harbors:
- a CDS encoding helix-turn-helix domain-containing protein, translated as MSVWDDIADSREEAENLKVRAALMRAVRARITDAKWSQAVAAEHLGLTQPRVSDLFRGKISKFSLDALVEIASKLGIHVRIEVDQDCALPA; from the coding sequence ATGAGCGTGTGGGATGACATCGCGGATAGCCGCGAGGAAGCCGAAAACCTCAAGGTTCGTGCGGCGCTGATGCGCGCCGTTCGTGCCCGTATCACTGACGCGAAATGGTCACAGGCTGTGGCGGCGGAGCATCTCGGTTTGACGCAGCCGCGGGTGTCCGACCTGTTCCGAGGGAAGATCTCGAAATTCTCTCTGGACGCGCTGGTCGAGATCGCGTCCAAGCTCGGCATCCACGTCCGCATCGAGGTGGACCAAGACTGCGCGCTGCCCGCCTGA